The genome window gagaataataatgatagtaaataataatagtatcgATAACAGTAACGGTGACCGTTTCGTGGgagaataataatgatagtaaatGATAATAGTATCGATAATGGTAACGGGGACCCCCGGGGTCCGCCCAGGGCGCTGAGCAGCCAGGCGAGGGCTGTAGGGGGGAGGTCTGCCCCGAGCCCCCCGAGGTCGGGCCGACCGAGGGAAGGCGGCGTCATGCTGCGGGATCGCTTAGCGAGGCGGCTCCTCGGGGTGCAGCGGCCCGGGCCGCGGCCAGCTCCGTCCTCGTGTGCCCCTCCAGGACCGCCGAGGACCTGCTGGAGCCCCAGCCCCCGGGGACCTTCCTGATCAGGGTCAGCCACAGCCACGTGGGCTACACGCTCTCCTACAGGTAAggccggggcgggcgggcagggctgAGCCTCCGCTTCTCAGAGAGCGGGCCGCGGGGCGGCCTGATCGGACCTGGCCGAAGGGCGCGCGGCTGCAGGTCCGGCTGGACCCAGCAGACCCGGGCGCAGCCGCGACCGAGATGGCGTCTCCCAGAACAGGGGCTGCTGGAGGGGCGAGCGCGGCTGCCGCCCTCCCACCATTTGCCCCCCCACCCTGAGATGGCGCGCTCATCTATTTGCCGGTTGTTTGGGCCCATCGTCCGCTCGTTGTTTTCGCTTCTACTCGTCTGCTCGttggtttggggtttttttggctcgttgtctgtttctttttttctttaggaggcaccgggaaccaaatccgggaccttccgtgtgggaggcaggcactcaactgcttgagccacatctgctccttgctcatctgtttttgcttgctgtttgctcattgtcAGCTGGTTGTctactcatttgttttgcttgttgtctgctcattatctgttctttttttttaagatttattattttatttatttctcccccccaactctgttctctgtatccactcgctgtgtgttcttctgtgtccgcttgcattcttggtggcactgggaatctgtgtttctttttgttgtgtcatcttgttgtgtcagctctccgtgtggggcggcgccatcctgggcaggctgcactttctttcgcgctgggcggctctccttacgggcgcactccttgcacgtagggctcccctacgtgggggacacccctgcgtggcagggcactccttgcgcgcatcagcactgcgcatgggccagctgcacacgggtcaggaggccctgggtttgaaccctggaccctccatatggcaggtggacgctctatcagttgagccacaaccgcttctctgttctttttttctttgggaggcaaAGGGAACCAAACCtaagacctcccgtgtgggaggcaggcactcaactgcttaagccatatccactcctTGCCCGTTTGTTTCTGCTCACTTggtcattgtctgcttgttgtctgctcgttggttttgctcattgtatgctcattgtctgttcttttattttctgtaggaggcaccagggactgaacctggggcctcccatgtgggaggcgggtgctcaagtgctcgagccacatccgttccctgctcgtttgcttttgctcattgtctgctccttgtttttgcttgatgtctcgtggtttgtcttcttcaggaggcactgggaactgaacccgggacctcccgtgtgggaggcaggcgctcaactgcttgagccacctccgctccccacTCCATCTTCTTGATGCTGCTCTGATTCCATCCAGGGGGGATGTGTTAGGAAAACCCAGGGCAGCCCAGCTCCTGGGACCCCAAGGCCCGCTCTGACGTCTTAGGGGTTCAGAAGCACAAACTCCTTTTCAAAAGGAATCTGGgccaaaggaataaaagaaaaagccaaTGACAACCaaaaactaacaacaacaacgaagacaaaaaataaaaacaagagctaacgacaacaaaaaaatagaagcaatataaaagggaagtggacttggcccagtggtgagggcgtccgcctaccacatgggaggtccagggttcaaaccccaggcctccttgacccgtgcggagctggtccatgcgcagtgctgatgcacgcaaggagtgccctgccacgcaggggtgacccccgcggaggggagccccacgcgcaaggagtgcgcccgtaaggagagccgcccagcgccaaagaaagtgcagcctgcccaggaatggtgccacccacacggagagctgacacaacaagatgacgcaacagaaagaaatacaaattcctggtgctgctgataaggatagagtggtcacagaagaacacacagcaaagggacacagagagcagacaactagtgggggaagggaagagaaataaataaaaaaaaatttaaaaatgagtgtaggatttaaaaaaacaataaaaaagccAATGACAaccaaaaactaaaaacaaaaatatacaaaaaatagaaacaaaaacaacaaaaaatacaacaaaaagccAACAACCAAAAACTAAcaacaaagatgaaaaataaaaacgaaaactaacaacaaaaagtaaaaacaatgaaaaagccAATGATGACCAAAaactaacaaagacaaaaaacaaaacaacaaaaataaaaacaacaaaatatccaATGACAACCAAAaactaacaaagacaaaaaacaaaaacaaaacaaaaataaaaacaacaaaatatccaATGACAACCAAAAActaacaagaacaaaaaatacaaaaaataaaaacaaaaactaacaaaaaataaaaacaataaaaaagctaATGACAaccaaaaactaacaaaaaatacaaaaaacaaaaactaacaacaacaaaaaatataaaaacaacagcaataaaGCCAAGAACAACCAaaacttaagaaaatgaaaaatacaaaataccacaacagcaacaaaaaagccAATGGCTCGATGACAGGGTCCCTCAGTGGGAGATCTTGGGCCCGGGGCCGTTCGAGCTCTCTGCCCTCGGAGCGCTCATCTCCGACATGGAAATGCTACGATTCAATTCAGAGTCAGCACAGAGTAGGCTGTTAATAAATGCATTCATTGAGCACCGAGCATGCATGCAGCACCACCTGTGTACCAGGCGTTCCTGGCGATACTTGGGTTGATCATTTGCTCCCGCCAGGCGCCGAGCCGAGCTTTCACCTGCAGTCGTTTATTTCATCCTCACGAGAACGCCCCGGCGCCAGCCTTAGCAGCCCCATgggacagatggggaaactgaggcacagcgaGGTTCCCTCACCTCGTCGCCCAGCTAGAGCAAGAAGAAGCTGGGATTGGAAGctggggcgcccgggggtgggggagcgggtgGGACAGGAgccggggtgggggctgtgggttTGGGGGTGGTGGCCCAGCCCCCCCCATGTCTCCGCAGGGCCCTGGACTGCTGCCGCCACTTCATGGTCAAGCTCCTGGACGACGGGCGCGTCGTGGTCCCCGGGGAGCAGGCGCCCCACGCCTCGCTGCACGAGCTGGTCGCCTTCCACCAGCAGCACCCCCTGCGCCCCTACGGGGAGCTGCTCACGCGGCCCTGCGGGCAGGTGAGGGGCGCCCCGCAGCTCCCCCCGCCGGACCTGCCAGGCCCCCCAGCCCACCTGCCCCTCTGTCCCTGCCCGCTGACCCTGCTTCTGGACGCCCActacctgcccccccccaccctcctcgtGGCCCCCGCCCCCACTAGCACCCCCTCATGGTCCCCATCCCCACTACCCCCTTCGTGGTTCCTGccccccacttcctacccccctGTGGCCCCTTTCCCCCACTATCAATCCCCCCCATGGCCCCTGCCCCCCCCTACCCCCTCATGGTCCCTGCCCCCCACTACTCCCACTCGTGGCCCCAGTCCCCCACTACCTGCCCCTCGTGGCCTCTGCACCCCATTACCTGCCCCCCCCGTGGCCCCTGCCACCCACTACCCCCCTCGTGGCCCCTGCACCCCACTACCTGCCCCCCGTGGCCCCTGACCCCCCACTACTCCCCCTCATGGTCCCAGCCCCTCACTACCtacccccgcccctgcccccactAGCCCCCTCTGATCCCCGCCCCCACTACCTCCCTCCTGGTTCCTGCCCCCCACTACCTGCCCCTCGTGGTCCCTGCCCCCCCACAGCTCCTCGTGGCCCCTGCCCCCCCAGGCGCCCTCCTGGCCTAGGAGAGCTGTGACGGCGCCCACGTCGGGGGGCAGGACGCGGGGGAGGGTCCCGGTGGGACAAAGGCCCGCGGGGCGCTGTGGGCGGGGCTTACGGCCTTAGGAGGGCCAGTGGGCGGGGCGTGCATGGGCGGGCACACGCCCTTATATGGCTTGGCGGGCGGGGCCTTCCCTCGCCTTGTGGGCGGGGCCTATGGCCTTAGAAGGGTCAGTGGGCGGGGCGTGCATGGGCGGGCACACGCCCTTATATGGCTTGGTGGGCGGGGCCGGCCTGGCGCTCTGCGGGCGGGGCCTTCCCTCGCCATGTGGGCGGGGCTTACGGCCTTAGGAGGGCCAGTGGGCGGACACATGTCCTTACATGGCTCGGTGGGCGGGGGCCGGCCTGTCGCTCTGTGGGCGGGGCCTTCCCTCGCCTTGTGGGTGGGGCTTATGGCCTGAGAAGGGCCAGTGGGCGGGGGCGTGCGTGGGCGAGCACATGCCCTTATATGGCTTGGTGGGCGGGGCCCTCCCTCGCCTGGTGGGTGGGGCCTTCCCCTCATGGGCGGGGCTTATGGCCTTAGGAGGGCCAGTGGGCGGGGCGTGCGTGGGCGGACACACGCCCTTATATGGCTCGGTGGGCGGGGCCTCTCCTCGCCTTGTGGGCGGGGCCTCCCTTGCCTTGAGGGCGGGGCCTCTCGCGTGCCCCCGCCCCGGCTGAGCCCCGCGCATCCCGCAGGCCGACCCCCGCGCACGCGGACTTCGAGGACCTGCTCCTGCGCTCCATCGCCCTGGCCCAGGAGACCGCCAGCCCCGCGCCGGCGCCCCCGACCCGCACGAGGTACGCGGCCCCCCGAGCCCCGCACCTCCCCGGATCTCCTTCCAGGAGGGGGCACAGCCCCTGCCGAGCGGGCTGCTTCCAGGAGGGGGTAACCCGCAGCCGCGCTCCCCGGCGGGCGCCCCGGGAGCCCACGAAGCCACCCGCGGGGGTGCGCCGCCTCCCCGTACCGGGCTCGGCCCCAGCCCCTCCGCCAGGCTCCTGCTGCTCCCACGCCTGAGCTAAGCCCGGGGCCTCAACACCTGCCCCCCCACCCGGGGCCTCACACctgcccccccccaaccccgggcCTCATACCTGCCCCCCCAACCCCAGGCCTCACACctgccccccaccaccccggGCCTCATACctgcccccccccaaccccgggcCTCAtacctgcccccccacccccgggcctcacacctgccccccccacccgGGGCCTCacacctgccccccccacccccgggcctcatacctgcaccccccacccccgggcctcacacctgcccacccacccccggACCTCacacctgccccccccacccccgggcctcaCACCTGCCCCTCCCAACCCCGGGCCTCATacctgcaccccccacccccgggcctcacacctgccacccccacccccgggcctcaCACCTGCCCCACCACCACCCCGGGGCCTCACACCtgcccccccaccaccccggggCCTCacacctgccccccccaccccgggcctcacacctgccccccccaccccgggcctcacacctgcccaccccaccccggggCCTCACACCTGCCCCCCCACCCGGGGCCTCacacctgccccccaccccgggacCTCACACCTGCCCCTCCCTACCGGGGGCCTCacacctgcccccccaccccgggaccTCACACCTGCCCCTCCCTACCGGGGGCCTCacacctgcccccccaccccgggaccTCACACCTGCCCCTCCCAACCCCGGGCCTCacacctgccccccccacccccgggcctcacacctgcccccccaccccggcctcacacctgcccaccccccacccgggGCCTCacacctgcccccccaccccgggaccTCACACCTGCCCCTCCCTACCGGGGGTCTCACACctgcccccccaccaccccagggcCCTTGCACTGCCCACCCCACCGCCTCGGGGCCTCGTACCTggcccacccccaccacctcagGGCCacaccccttctctccccccaccccggcacTTGGCACCTGCCGGTCCCACCCCAGGGCCTCTGCACCTCGGGCGCCCGGGGCCCAGGGCCCTGGGGCATCGCCGGCTGGCGGCGTAGCACACAGCACCTGGTCAGTCGAGCCACCCACAGCCACCCGGCACTGGTCGAGGCCGGTAACCGGGAGATTTTAATTCTGCGGCGCGTGGACGGGGCGCAGAGCTGGGGAaggcctccctctccccccagcaGGGTCCCCGGGGGCTGGCAGCTGGGGACGAGGCCGGGCAGGGCACTGGGCGCAGGGGACAAGGGCTGGCCAAGTCCAGCCGGCCGGCCGCACCTGCTGAGCGGTTGGGAACCTTCCAGAGCCGTCTCCGCTCTCACGACCCGTGAAATGCAAATCCCTGCGTCCCCCAAATAAAGGCTGGCACGCAGCCCGCGCCCATTGGTCGCCGCAGACGCCGTGGGGGGCCCCGTGTGTCAGCCGtcgggggagaggaggagaagccACCTATCAAGCCCGGCGGCCCCCGCCGGGGCAGATTCGGAGTCTCGGGGTCCCCCCCAAGGTCTCACCGGCTCCCCTTTCCAGGCTCCCACCCAGTCGGCCCAGTGTCATCGGCCCAAGGACAGGACGCCGTCGGCCGAGATGGACGGCGCGTCCCCAGGGGGAGGCCGCTGCCTCCCGGCCCACGAGAGCGGCCCTCGGGGGCGCCCACCGGAAGCTCTGGAGGAAGGTTGAAGATGCTCCCCCAGATGGGCCAGAGGGCGCAGCAGCAGCTGAAAGTCGCAGCTGGCGGCCGTCAGCTTGCCCTCGGTCTGGGAGCCCCGGCCACCAGAGGCCACCAGCGgcgcgcggggccggggccggcaGCCAGGACGGCTGGGAGGCCCCCGGGGACCCGGCCGGCCCGTCCCAGCACCCAGCCCCGAGGGAGGTCCTGAGGTCCGCCAGCTGGGGCGGCGCCGCCCTGGCCCAGCGGGTCGTGAGGGCACTGTCGCGGCAGGCATCCAAGCCGGAGCCGGGGCGCCGGGCAGAGCCCCAGCAGAGCTGGCTCCCGGAGGAGTACCGCCCCCGCCGCCGTTCGCCCCCGGATACTGCTAGGAAAGGGGGGTGCCTCTGGCCCGGGGTCCCTCCCCACCTGCCCGGGAGAGACGGGTCCAGGTAGGACAAGGGACACGGCCACTGCTCTCTTGCAGGGGCCTTGGCTCCACCGGAGCTGGCCTCGGCTGTCCCCCAAGGCACTGTCGAGTGAGGCCGGGCAGCCGTCCTCCCTGGGGGAGGACGCCACGGGACGCCAGGCTCCCAGGCACGGGGCCCCTTTCTTTAAAAAGAGGAGGCGGGTCGCCACGAtttgaaaagagagagagagagaaaaaaaaacaggaaggaaggcgggagggagaaaggaagagagggggagagagggagagggaaggaaggaagggagggaggagataCTGGCAAGGAAATGCAGTACCTCAGCTGGGATGGGAGGAGAAAGGGCGCAGAAGGGCGTCGCTGTGCTGTGAGAAGCTGGAGCGGGGACCGGCCTCTTTATGTCAACGTTAAATTTCTTCCCCTTGGAAGCGGCACTTCGGGTGGCTACGCAAGTGGACATCTGCGTCTGCGGGAAATGTACGTGGAAATAGTACGTGTCCCGGGAGTGTGATGTGTGCGACCTGctttcaagtgttcagaaaatagaaggatggatggatgggtgggtggatggatggatgggtgggaggatggatggatgggtggattgggtggatgatggatgaatagatgggtgggtggatgaacAGTGGATGgacggacggatggatggatggatggatagatgggtggatgatgaagagatggatggatggatggatggatgaagagatgggtggatggatggatagatggatggatgatgaagagatggatggatggacggatgaaGAGATGGATGTATGGATGAATAGATGAATGGACAGATGgatgatggatagatgaatagatggatggatgaacagatggatggatggatgatggatggacagatggatgatggatagatgaataaatggatggatgaacagatggatggatgaatagatgaatggatgaacagatggatgatggatagatgaataaatggatggatggatgaacagatggatggatgaatagatgaatggaagaacagatggatggatgaatagatggatggacagatggatggatgaacagatggatggatgaatggatggatggatggatgggtgaacagatggatggatgaatagatggatggatggatgatgaataggtagatggatggatgaataggtggatggatggatgaatggatggatggacaaatggatggatgcatagatgaatggatgaacagatgatggacagatggatggatggatggttgacGGATGGATGGATAGTTGAATGATGAAGAGATGGATGGATGTTTGAAGAGATGGACGTATGGATAAATAgatgggtggatgatggatgaatagatggatgatggatgatggttGGATgaatagatgggtggatggatgaacagatggatggatgaatagatggatggacagatggatggatgaacagatggatggatgaatgtgGATGGtatggatgaatagatggatggatgaatagatgatggatggatgatgaataggtagatggatggatgaataggtggatggatggatgaatggatggatggacaaatggatggatgcatagatgaatggatgaacagatgatggacagatggatggatggatggttgacggatggatggatggatagttgAATGGATGAAGAGATGGATGGATGTTTGAAGAGATGGACGTATGGATAAATAgatgggtggatgatggatgaatagatggatggatggatgatggttGGATGAATAGATGGTGGATGGatgaacagatggatggatgaatggatggatgaatagacggatggatgaacagatggatggatgaacagatggatggatgaatagatggatggatgaatagatgatagatggatgatgaataggtggatggatggatggacagatggatggatgcatagatgaatggatggatgaacagaTGATGGACTGGACAGATGGATGGTTGACTGATGGATagagggatgggtggatggatgggtgatggAGAgttgatgaatggatggatggatggatggatgaacagatggatggatggatagacgcATGGAATGACatagcaaaggtggcaaaatgataaaactggtggatctgggtatttgTGGGGGTGGGAGAGTGTTGGCactctctgtatggggtttgtatgaTTTTCacaactgtcctgtaaatttgaaattgtttcaaaataaaaggttttgaTGTGTTTTAAGAAAAGGGGAGGAGGCCGCAGGGTCACAGTGGGGTGGGCTGTGGGGCAATCCCAGATGGCGGCACTGTGTGCCCTTGGGCCAGTCGCTagacctctctgggcctccatttTTTCACCTGGAAATGGATGCCTCTCAGGATGGACTGGAGGGCACAGTATAGTAGGGGCTTAATAAATGGGTGGAGAGTGGGAGAGAGCGCTCTAGA of Dasypus novemcinctus isolate mDasNov1 unplaced genomic scaffold, mDasNov1.1.hap2 scaffold_174, whole genome shotgun sequence contains these proteins:
- the HSH2D gene encoding LOW QUALITY PROTEIN: hematopoietic SH2 domain-containing protein (The sequence of the model RefSeq protein was modified relative to this genomic sequence to represent the inferred CDS: inserted 1 base in 1 codon; deleted 4 bases in 4 codons); this translates as MAGAGKLPPPLPPRLDWFVQTQVEELVQDGVPEWFHGAISRATAEDLLEPQPPGTFLIRVSHSHVGYTLSYRALDCCRHFMVKLLDDGRVVVPGEQAPHASLHELVAFHQQHPLRPYGELLTRPCGQVRGAPQLPPPDLPGPPAHLPLCPCPLTLLLDAHYLPPPTLLVAPAPTSTPSWPTPAHADFEDLLLRSIALAQETASPAPAPPTRTRRGHSPCRAGCFQEGVTRSRAPRRAPREPTKPPAGVRRLPGLCTSGARGPGPWGIAGWRRSTQHLVSRATHSHPALVEADAVGGPVCQPSGERRRSHLSSPAAPAGADSESRGPPQGLTGSPFQAPTQSAQCHRPKDRTPSAEMDGASQGEAAASRPTRAALGGAHRKLWRKLKMLPQMGQRAQQQLKSQLAAVSLPRSGSPGHQRPPAARGAGAGSQDGWEAPGDPAGPSQHPAPREVLRSASWGGAALAQRVVRALSRQASKPEPGRRAEPQQSWLPEEYRXPPPFAPGYC